In a single window of the Candidatus Zymogenaceae bacterium genome:
- a CDS encoding SDR family oxidoreductase produces the protein MQKRVFITGASRGIGAAIALYLAERGCRVVGTTRDVAKLGDDAPNHLNITMISMDVTDVGSINKAVAQARDTMAGIDVLINNAGISHLGPFEEMPDEQGRAIMETNFFGLIAVTKAVVPVMRDAGSGLVINISSLGGKVGVPFQSYYVASKFALEGWSEAARMELGTQGITLVIVEPGDIKTDIASHHLLCGSDSPNYKEPYEIVCRSVRGNVSHAGPPEDVAKVVYAVIGKKRPGVRYPAGKGAKMLSILLTLVPDRLVERLVVKSYGLR, from the coding sequence ATGCAGAAGCGGGTTTTCATTACCGGGGCCTCCCGGGGCATCGGGGCGGCCATCGCCCTCTATCTGGCGGAGCGGGGGTGTCGGGTTGTCGGCACCACCAGGGACGTCGCGAAGCTTGGGGATGATGCGCCGAATCACCTAAACATCACGATGATATCAATGGACGTCACGGATGTCGGATCGATCAACAAGGCCGTCGCCCAAGCCAGGGACACAATGGCCGGCATAGACGTCCTCATTAACAATGCCGGTATCAGCCACCTGGGTCCGTTCGAGGAGATGCCGGACGAACAGGGCCGGGCGATCATGGAGACGAACTTCTTCGGATTGATCGCTGTGACGAAGGCCGTCGTCCCCGTAATGCGGGATGCGGGCTCGGGCCTTGTGATCAACATCAGTTCCCTGGGGGGGAAGGTGGGCGTTCCCTTCCAGTCCTACTACGTCGCCAGCAAGTTCGCCCTGGAGGGATGGAGCGAGGCGGCGAGGATGGAGCTTGGAACCCAAGGCATCACGCTTGTCATCGTGGAGCCGGGGGATATCAAGACCGATATCGCATCGCATCACCTCCTGTGCGGGAGCGATTCTCCCAATTACAAGGAGCCGTACGAGATCGTCTGCCGCAGCGTTCGGGGGAACGTCTCCCACGCGGGCCCGCCCGAGGACGTGGCGAAGGTGGTGTATGCCGTCATCGGCAAAAAACGGCCCGGGGTGCGCTATCCTGCGGGGAAGGGGGCGAAGATGCTCTCCATTTTGCTGACGCTGGTGCCCGATCGGCTGGTTGAGCGGCTGGTGGTGAAAAGCTACGGACTGCGGTAG
- a CDS encoding sulfatase: MTRDMTRRTLLKLLGAAGLSSLAGPLLGGVSAFGEDAGGSGGRLLNIVLINVDDMGYGDLGCYGGGAIKTPNIDALAEDGMRFTDFYACSPVCSPSRFGLLTGRYPIRIGLHAALFPTNMPLKNSMTLRFHETLGGMDLLDMKGRGTAVGIPTEEITIAELLKGRGYKTGMVGKWHLGDETPYLPTDNGFDSFFGVPYSNDMTPFPLYRDDEIIEENITDQSTLTKRYTEAALSFIDENRDTPFFFYFAHTFPHIPLFASEDFRGTSDGGLYGDTVEELDWSVGEVMKKLDELNLSENTIVLFTSDNGSWYEGSPGDFRGGKGTSYEGGFRVPLIVRWPGVVSPGSECDEVASNMDLFPTLAAACGVPVPDDRVIDGRDITELLTDTGPSPHEALYFYHYDEVQGIRSGDWKYMRKLHVYDWPSNIQKKGPWLFNMKTDPQERYDLTETHPDIAEKLEGMISDWEKKTALEL, from the coding sequence ATGACACGAGATATGACGCGACGGACGTTGTTGAAACTCCTGGGGGCAGCGGGGCTTTCCTCGCTGGCGGGCCCGCTCCTGGGCGGCGTGTCGGCTTTTGGGGAGGATGCGGGGGGAAGCGGCGGCCGACTTCTAAATATCGTTTTAATCAACGTCGATGACATGGGATACGGGGATCTGGGGTGCTACGGCGGTGGGGCCATCAAAACACCCAACATAGACGCCCTTGCCGAGGACGGCATGAGGTTCACCGATTTCTACGCCTGCTCCCCGGTCTGTTCGCCGTCCCGCTTCGGCCTGTTGACGGGGCGCTACCCGATCCGCATCGGCCTCCATGCGGCGCTCTTCCCCACCAACATGCCGTTGAAAAACAGCATGACGCTTCGATTCCACGAGACGCTGGGCGGCATGGATCTCCTCGACATGAAGGGGAGAGGAACCGCCGTGGGCATCCCGACCGAAGAGATCACCATCGCGGAGCTCCTGAAAGGGAGGGGATACAAAACCGGCATGGTGGGCAAGTGGCACCTGGGGGATGAGACGCCCTACCTCCCCACAGATAACGGTTTCGACAGCTTCTTCGGCGTTCCCTACTCCAACGATATGACACCCTTCCCCCTCTACCGGGACGATGAGATCATTGAGGAGAACATCACAGATCAAAGCACCCTCACGAAGCGCTATACCGAGGCGGCGCTTTCGTTCATCGATGAGAATCGCGACACTCCCTTTTTCTTCTATTTCGCCCATACCTTTCCCCACATTCCGCTCTTCGCCTCGGAGGATTTTCGCGGGACGTCCGACGGGGGCCTCTACGGCGACACGGTGGAGGAGCTGGACTGGAGCGTGGGCGAGGTCATGAAAAAGCTCGACGAGCTGAATCTTTCTGAGAACACCATCGTCCTTTTCACCAGCGATAACGGCTCCTGGTACGAGGGGAGCCCGGGCGATTTTCGGGGGGGCAAGGGGACCAGCTATGAGGGAGGCTTCCGGGTGCCGCTGATCGTCAGGTGGCCCGGGGTGGTCTCCCCCGGGAGCGAGTGTGATGAGGTGGCGAGCAACATGGATCTCTTCCCGACCCTGGCCGCCGCCTGCGGCGTCCCGGTTCCCGATGATCGGGTCATCGACGGACGGGATATCACAGAGCTTTTGACCGACACCGGCCCGTCCCCCCACGAGGCCCTCTACTTCTATCACTACGACGAGGTCCAGGGGATACGGAGTGGAGACTGGAAGTACATGCGGAAGCTCCATGTGTACGACTGGCCGTCGAACATCCAGAAAAAGGGCCCGTGGCTCTTCAACATGAAAACCGATCCCCAGGAGCGGTACGACCTGACCGAGACGCATCCCGACATCGCCGAGAAGCTCGAGGGGATGATTTCCGACTGGGAGAAAAAAACGGCGCTCGAGCTGTAA
- a CDS encoding sulfatase-like hydrolase/transferase: protein MTRRELLKGAAVVGAGIGMGANLSLLSGVSRVFAQEGTKGSMLPAGKERPNIVFIMADDLGYGDLECYGSMAIKTPNIDTLSDDGMRFTDFYVCSPVCTPSRYGLLTGRYPARADLNLAFLPPDIVFKKRIEYGFYQKLSDVGILDSGDPGTCQGLSGDEFSLARGLKDAGYATCLVGKWHLGYTEEYLPCANGFDYFYGTPGVNDMKPFRLMRNNEVIEDDVADQGTLTKRYTEEALAFIDREKDRPFFLYFSHTFPHIPLHASEDFLGTSEGGLYGDTVEEIDWSVGKVLEKLDELGLSENTIVVFTSDNGPWYEGSPGGLRGGKGLAYEGGFRVPMIIRWPGVVSPGTVNHAVASNLDFCPTFLALAGVEMPEDRVIDGVDILPLFLGSEESPHEAIYYYHAEKVEGIRVGEWKYLRRHNVYVWPSNLQLKGPWLFNMETDPRERYDLGTNHPDIVERLEGMITDWEASIEATRP, encoded by the coding sequence ATGACACGACGAGAGCTGCTGAAGGGTGCGGCGGTTGTGGGGGCAGGGATCGGCATGGGTGCGAACCTGTCGCTTCTTTCCGGCGTGTCCCGCGTATTCGCCCAGGAGGGGACGAAGGGAAGCATGCTCCCCGCCGGGAAGGAGCGCCCGAACATCGTTTTCATCATGGCGGACGACCTTGGGTACGGGGACCTGGAGTGCTACGGGAGCATGGCCATCAAAACCCCCAATATAGACACCCTTTCAGATGACGGCATGAGGTTCACCGATTTCTACGTCTGCTCGCCGGTCTGCACGCCCTCCCGGTACGGCCTCTTGACCGGGCGATACCCGGCCCGGGCGGACCTGAACCTTGCGTTTCTGCCGCCGGACATCGTCTTTAAAAAGCGCATCGAATACGGATTTTACCAGAAGCTCTCCGACGTCGGTATTCTCGACTCCGGCGATCCGGGGACGTGTCAGGGATTGAGCGGCGATGAATTCTCCCTGGCCCGGGGCCTCAAGGACGCGGGCTACGCCACGTGCCTCGTGGGAAAGTGGCACCTGGGGTATACCGAGGAGTATCTTCCCTGTGCCAACGGGTTCGACTATTTTTACGGGACCCCGGGCGTGAACGACATGAAGCCCTTTCGCCTGATGAGAAACAACGAGGTGATCGAGGACGACGTTGCCGACCAGGGAACCCTCACCAAGCGATACACGGAGGAGGCCCTGGCGTTCATTGATCGGGAGAAGGATCGCCCCTTCTTCCTCTATTTCTCCCATACCTTTCCCCACATCCCCCTTCACGCCTCGGAGGACTTTCTGGGGACGTCGGAGGGGGGGCTGTATGGAGATACCGTGGAAGAGATCGACTGGAGTGTGGGCAAGGTCCTGGAGAAGCTGGATGAGCTGGGGCTTTCGGAAAACACCATCGTCGTCTTCACCAGCGACAACGGCCCCTGGTACGAGGGGAGTCCCGGGGGCTTGAGAGGCGGAAAGGGCCTGGCCTACGAGGGGGGCTTTCGGGTGCCGATGATCATCAGGTGGCCGGGAGTGGTGTCTCCGGGCACGGTCAATCACGCCGTTGCCAGCAACCTGGATTTCTGCCCCACGTTTCTGGCCCTGGCAGGGGTTGAGATGCCCGAAGACAGGGTGATAGACGGCGTGGATATCCTGCCGCTTTTTCTCGGCTCTGAGGAGTCGCCCCATGAGGCGATTTACTACTACCACGCGGAGAAGGTGGAGGGGATACGGGTCGGCGAGTGGAAGTATCTCAGGCGTCACAACGTCTACGTATGGCCGTCCAACCTCCAGCTCAAGGGTCCCTGGCTCTTCAACATGGAGACCGATCCCCGGGAGCGGTACGACCTGGGCACGAATCATCCGGACATCGTCGAGAGACTTGAGGGGATGATCACTGACTGGGAAGCGTCGATTGAGGCGACGCGACCATAA
- a CDS encoding methyltransferase domain-containing protein, with amino-acid sequence MYFEAREYIPCDLCGEDDYGIFINEKLKRSIVESDFSVFGEQCEHPRLVKCRKCGLIYANPRDYWNDLEKKYDGLNIDGYISEEQSRRLTAQACVELVKRYVENGKVLDIGCSAGFFLDSLPDSFEPYGVEPGAEAACIAKQLIGEKAVYHGFFDDIAYEDEFFDVITLWDVIEHLPSPKGTLMKTKSILKKGGFLFIATPDVGSLFARLMGKQWPHFIRQHLYYFNRKTLPYLLKSCGFKRIYQSTFSRKFKLGYILRRARPLLFSEKRIKNMSEKKILSRILNATISIDLGDMILLVAKKIE; translated from the coding sequence ATGTATTTTGAAGCACGCGAATATATTCCCTGTGATCTCTGTGGAGAGGATGATTACGGCATCTTCATAAATGAAAAACTTAAACGATCTATCGTGGAGAGTGATTTTTCAGTTTTCGGCGAGCAGTGCGAACACCCGAGATTAGTGAAATGCCGAAAGTGTGGATTGATATATGCAAACCCGAGAGATTATTGGAACGATCTTGAGAAAAAATATGATGGTTTGAATATTGATGGATATATAAGTGAAGAGCAATCACGCCGATTAACAGCTCAGGCGTGCGTTGAATTGGTAAAAAGATATGTTGAGAACGGTAAGGTGCTTGACATCGGATGCTCGGCGGGTTTTTTTCTGGACAGTCTTCCTGATAGCTTCGAACCCTATGGTGTAGAGCCTGGAGCGGAGGCGGCTTGCATTGCAAAACAATTAATAGGAGAAAAAGCTGTTTATCATGGTTTTTTCGATGATATAGCGTATGAGGATGAATTTTTTGATGTTATTACTCTCTGGGATGTAATAGAACATTTGCCGAGCCCGAAAGGGACTCTCATGAAAACAAAAAGCATCCTGAAAAAAGGAGGGTTTCTTTTCATAGCGACTCCGGATGTGGGAAGTCTGTTTGCACGGCTTATGGGGAAACAGTGGCCACACTTTATTCGACAACATCTTTATTATTTTAACAGAAAGACGTTACCGTATCTCTTAAAGAGCTGCGGTTTTAAACGTATCTATCAATCAACTTTTTCAAGAAAATTTAAACTGGGATATATATTAAGACGGGCAAGACCGTTGCTGTTTTCAGAAAAAAGAATCAAGAATATGTCGGAAAAAAAAATATTGTCAAGAATTCTCAATGCCACCATATCAATCGATTTGGGAGATATGATTCTTCTTGTGGCAAAAAAAATTGAATAA
- a CDS encoding alpha/beta fold hydrolase, giving the protein MGDAQRGRTPILYAAILLFSIFIFGVWGCAHVGVNTSETAGEYTGMEGEYVLVQDMNIHTYASGVGCGERIPVVFIHGFAASFYCWRFNVEPLAVDGPVYAMDLPGFGLSDKPKGHDYSLDGYADFIAAYMDAMGIERAVLVGNSMGGGIAVKTQIRHPDRVAGLVLIDALGYFNNEFYLYRALGTYPLGEILLSCNNRLIMKTILKTKVYRDNAYVTKDVVDSFMAVNKTENGRRSPVWVLRAMGTYPVIPTEEIKSVSAPTLIIWGEKDRVLPVSHAELFSRDIEHTETVIFPDVGHMPMEERSGEVNDLIGAFIEDLL; this is encoded by the coding sequence ATGGGCGATGCACAACGCGGACGAACACCGATACTGTATGCGGCAATTCTTCTCTTTTCCATCTTTATATTTGGGGTATGGGGGTGTGCCCACGTCGGTGTGAACACATCAGAGACGGCGGGTGAATATACCGGCATGGAGGGTGAATACGTGTTGGTACAGGACATGAACATCCATACCTATGCCTCCGGAGTCGGGTGTGGCGAACGGATACCGGTGGTGTTCATCCACGGATTCGCGGCGTCCTTCTACTGCTGGAGGTTCAACGTCGAACCCCTGGCTGTGGACGGGCCGGTGTACGCCATGGATCTCCCCGGATTCGGCCTGAGCGACAAGCCCAAGGGCCATGACTACTCCCTTGACGGCTACGCCGATTTCATCGCCGCCTACATGGACGCGATGGGTATTGAGCGGGCGGTGCTGGTGGGAAACTCCATGGGCGGAGGCATCGCCGTAAAGACACAAATCCGGCACCCGGATCGGGTCGCCGGGCTCGTCCTCATCGATGCGCTGGGTTATTTCAACAACGAGTTCTATCTCTATCGGGCACTGGGGACATATCCCCTGGGCGAGATCCTCTTATCCTGCAACAATCGCCTGATCATGAAGACCATCCTGAAAACCAAGGTGTACCGTGATAATGCCTATGTCACCAAAGACGTGGTGGATTCCTTCATGGCCGTCAATAAAACCGAGAACGGCAGGCGCTCTCCGGTATGGGTTCTCAGGGCGATGGGAACCTACCCGGTCATCCCGACAGAAGAGATAAAGAGCGTCTCGGCCCCCACCCTCATCATCTGGGGAGAGAAGGATCGAGTTTTGCCGGTCTCCCACGCGGAGCTCTTCTCCCGGGATATTGAGCACACCGAGACGGTCATTTTCCCCGATGTCGGGCACATGCCCATGGAGGAGAGGAGCGGGGAGGTGAATGATTTAATCGGGGCGTTTATCGAGGATCTCTTGTGA
- the lipB gene encoding lipoyl(octanoyl) transferase LipB, with amino-acid sequence MTLQTQAGSISLEIHDLGHADYEKTLKLQYSLQNRRRQGKVRDTVLIVEHTPTITFGVRGSVNRLVTGRDTLGRMGIALVDTSRGGGATAHNPGQVVCYPIIDLKERFMHVDEYISILEDIGVCLLEKLGVTAMRREGFPGLWVEVAGGEGSFLLKKIASIGIHLSGMVTSHGMAINIQNDLSIFDHIVPCGIEGISLTSVKEETGTEHDMGKVRKILAGCVKDHLAPSETCSTRTSGDVDGM; translated from the coding sequence ATGACCTTACAGACACAAGCGGGATCGATTTCCTTAGAAATTCACGACCTGGGTCATGCCGACTACGAAAAAACCTTAAAGCTTCAATATAGCTTACAAAATAGACGCCGTCAAGGGAAAGTACGTGACACGGTATTGATAGTGGAGCATACGCCCACGATAACCTTCGGCGTGCGCGGGAGTGTCAACCGGCTTGTCACCGGTCGGGACACCCTGGGGCGGATGGGCATCGCCCTGGTGGACACCAGCCGGGGCGGCGGGGCGACGGCCCATAATCCCGGCCAGGTCGTCTGTTACCCCATCATTGACCTCAAAGAACGCTTCATGCATGTGGACGAGTATATTTCAATCCTCGAAGATATCGGCGTCTGTCTTCTCGAGAAACTGGGCGTGACGGCCATGCGAAGGGAGGGATTCCCCGGCCTGTGGGTGGAAGTTGCCGGCGGTGAGGGATCGTTTCTTTTGAAAAAAATCGCCTCCATCGGCATCCACCTTTCGGGCATGGTGACTTCCCACGGCATGGCAATAAACATCCAGAACGATCTTTCGATATTCGATCACATCGTACCCTGCGGCATTGAGGGTATCTCCCTCACCTCCGTGAAGGAAGAGACCGGTACGGAACACGACATGGGAAAGGTCAGAAAAATCCTCGCGGGATGTGTGAAGGATCACCTGGCTCCGTCTGAGACATGTTCGACGAGGACCTCGGGCGATGTGGACGGCATGTGA
- a CDS encoding glycosyltransferase family 2 protein, translating to MKLCVLVPAYNCAHFLPELVERITLPGKDDEIIVVDDSSDDDTEKVAKSLPRVIVKKNPKNLGYGGTSQRLYELAAERGADITINMHGDLGHRPEDMPLLFERLQRNDCDIVVGSRLQFIYKSASQEGWLKCLYSPELRGGMPLIRLFGHVATTTFQNLCFGTNLHSFHEGMRGCSRPVIDWILKTEFSTWYNYDVEVLLSAYRYGFRIAEIPVAPNYTDHAKSSAPPFRYGLKVVEHAWKTYRGNNRK from the coding sequence ATGAAGCTGTGTGTCCTTGTGCCCGCCTATAATTGCGCCCACTTTCTTCCCGAGCTCGTTGAGCGTATCACGCTTCCCGGGAAGGATGATGAAATCATCGTAGTGGATGACTCCAGCGATGACGATACCGAGAAAGTCGCAAAAAGCCTGCCGCGGGTTATTGTGAAGAAAAACCCTAAAAATCTTGGATACGGGGGCACAAGTCAACGTCTCTATGAGTTGGCGGCGGAACGTGGGGCGGATATCACGATAAACATGCACGGAGATCTCGGTCATCGCCCGGAGGATATGCCTTTGCTCTTTGAAAGACTTCAAAGGAACGATTGTGACATAGTTGTGGGCTCCAGATTACAATTTATCTATAAAAGCGCGTCACAGGAGGGGTGGCTTAAGTGTCTGTACTCTCCTGAACTTCGGGGCGGCATGCCCTTAATCAGGCTTTTTGGACACGTGGCAACCACCACATTTCAGAATCTCTGTTTCGGGACGAACCTGCACTCGTTTCATGAAGGTATGCGGGGGTGTTCCCGTCCTGTCATTGATTGGATCCTTAAAACCGAATTTTCAACATGGTATAACTATGATGTTGAAGTTCTTTTGAGCGCGTATCGATATGGATTTCGTATCGCTGAAATACCTGTCGCACCGAATTACACTGATCACGCCAAATCCTCCGCTCCACCCTTTCGATACGGTCTCAAAGTTGTTGAACACGCATGGAAGACATATCGTGGGAACAACAGAAAATAG
- a CDS encoding O-antigen ligase family protein: MEKRIEKPDVNSIILVILIALLPLIFRFSPIPFFGKFFGHKIQLLEILFPPLVVVWFFSSLRQKTLKPVFPPGTIFFLAFVGVSFISSMLSIDTGRACIETAGYVYLYLLYFFFYNLIVDESHVNVSLRCFLVISFVIGMIGIVGLLLYTVFDVTTFPIEVFENYLGIDLIRIRSTFFTSNYFLSYMGFACAVSIPLIKYDEKKWIRVLASLLILMVVAILLTALYRGAFVIWGILFFGLRYFKNARAFVFLRVAAAGLFLAFFLLFALQGYINISPVEISHDASSHRLETSISTQPSVYANLHLTAIHIIREHPLVGVGPGLYNEYMNRPEFGYDFETYPWTNLDPHSTYLGYCAETGVFGVLFLLLFFGSIIVHVSRAKTDTDMLRSAKRLFLAYFVLMLVYALFVDIFTLRFLYFAYALSLSLGGPLTGGYEKER; the protein is encoded by the coding sequence ATGGAAAAGCGAATTGAAAAACCCGATGTCAACTCCATCATCCTTGTCATTCTTATCGCCCTGCTCCCGTTGATTTTTCGATTCTCCCCCATCCCCTTTTTCGGAAAGTTCTTCGGTCATAAGATACAGCTTCTCGAGATACTGTTTCCCCCTCTTGTGGTCGTCTGGTTTTTTTCATCTCTCCGCCAAAAAACACTGAAGCCGGTATTTCCGCCGGGAACGATATTCTTTCTCGCCTTCGTGGGTGTTTCATTCATCTCCTCGATGCTGTCGATCGACACGGGACGGGCGTGTATCGAGACGGCCGGATATGTCTATCTCTATCTTCTCTATTTCTTTTTTTACAATCTCATCGTTGATGAGAGTCATGTGAACGTCTCGCTCAGGTGTTTTCTCGTCATATCATTTGTGATCGGCATGATAGGAATTGTTGGATTGTTGCTCTATACAGTCTTTGACGTCACAACATTCCCCATAGAGGTATTTGAAAATTATCTCGGCATAGATCTCATCAGGATTCGTTCAACATTTTTTACGAGCAACTATTTTCTCAGCTATATGGGATTCGCGTGTGCCGTAAGCATTCCCCTCATTAAATATGATGAGAAAAAATGGATACGGGTACTCGCGTCATTGCTGATTCTCATGGTTGTCGCGATTCTGCTGACGGCCCTCTACCGGGGCGCGTTCGTCATTTGGGGAATTCTCTTTTTCGGCCTTAGGTATTTCAAGAATGCACGGGCGTTTGTATTTCTCAGGGTCGCCGCCGCCGGATTGTTTCTTGCGTTTTTTCTCCTGTTCGCCCTCCAGGGGTACATCAATATCTCCCCGGTCGAGATTTCTCATGACGCCTCCAGTCACAGGCTGGAAACCTCCATTTCGACGCAGCCGTCCGTCTATGCGAACCTCCATCTGACGGCGATACATATCATACGGGAACACCCCCTCGTAGGGGTGGGTCCCGGCCTGTACAATGAATATATGAACCGTCCTGAATTCGGCTATGATTTCGAGACATATCCCTGGACAAACCTCGATCCGCACAGCACGTATCTGGGATATTGCGCCGAGACGGGCGTTTTCGGCGTCTTGTTCTTATTGCTCTTTTTTGGAAGCATTATCGTTCATGTGAGTCGGGCAAAAACGGACACGGACATGCTGAGAAGCGCCAAGAGGCTTTTTCTCGCCTATTTTGTTCTCATGCTGGTATACGCCCTTTTCGTTGACATCTTTACCTTACGATTTCTCTATTTTGCGTATGCCCTCTCTCTTTCTCTCGGCGGCCCTCTCACGGGCGGGTATGAAAAAGAGAGATAA
- a CDS encoding sugar nucleotide-binding protein, which produces MSRDKESKRRYKIIVLGSQGMLGSALVYYLRAQGHTVIASSRQTFDVLTDSVEKIDLSGVDYVINAIGLTNRRFSEDDTRFYLINSIFPRILADFCGENSVRFIHISTDCVFDGEHAPFYEKSLFRADDLYGRSKFFGEPANCMVLRTSIIGPELKNQYNLLSWALSQSGESRGYKNHRWNGMTTIELSRIIDTILSEDLFSHTLRHVFSGDTTKMELLEMIYEAYKHPVRVIPWDDVESRDTRLRTDFLEDLQRLGIRDLKDQIAEMSTVSTKKGLWKDLPELDDISDGTPIKDKE; this is translated from the coding sequence ATGTCAAGAGACAAAGAATCGAAGCGGCGGTATAAAATCATAGTACTTGGTTCTCAGGGAATGCTGGGGAGTGCTCTGGTATATTACCTCCGCGCACAGGGGCACACGGTTATTGCCTCCAGCAGGCAGACATTCGATGTGCTCACTGATTCCGTTGAAAAGATTGATCTTTCCGGTGTTGACTATGTTATCAACGCCATCGGTCTGACAAACAGAAGGTTTTCCGAGGATGATACACGTTTCTATTTGATCAACAGTATATTTCCGAGAATCCTGGCGGATTTTTGCGGCGAGAATTCCGTTCGGTTCATACATATCTCCACGGACTGTGTCTTCGATGGGGAACATGCGCCGTTTTACGAGAAGAGTCTGTTCCGTGCCGATGATCTCTATGGTCGCTCCAAGTTTTTTGGCGAACCGGCCAACTGCATGGTTCTTCGTACCTCTATTATCGGGCCGGAATTGAAAAACCAGTACAATTTATTGAGCTGGGCGCTCTCTCAGTCCGGAGAAAGCCGGGGCTATAAGAATCATCGATGGAATGGAATGACGACGATAGAACTGAGTCGGATTATCGATACAATACTCTCTGAAGACCTTTTTTCACACACCCTCCGTCATGTTTTCAGCGGCGATACGACCAAAATGGAATTGCTCGAAATGATTTATGAGGCATATAAACATCCGGTGAGGGTGATTCCGTGGGATGATGTCGAATCCAGAGATACACGCTTACGGACGGATTTTTTGGAGGATCTCCAAAGGCTCGGAATACGGGACTTGAAAGACCAGATCGCAGAGATGAGCACGGTGAGCACGAAAAAGGGGTTGTGGAAGGATCTTCCCGAACTGGACGATATATCTGACGGAACACCGATAAAGGATAAAGAATGA
- a CDS encoding DUF72 domain-containing protein, which translates to MEHTFLYRGDTITIQVGTSGFSFDDWVGPVYPEGLKKAEWLGYYERGLGFSALEVNYTYYAMPQARTLAAMSAKTTDGFQFVVKAHKSMTHELWTDKKRTERVDNADVFPLFVEALSPLLDAGKLSCVLAQFPYFFYRNRDNAEYLRVFRERLGNIPVVIEFRNREWHDDQTMRYLTDQNLGYCVVDEPKLKGLMPFHPAVTTELAYFRFHGRNTDWFRAPMEVRYDYLYSTDELTELLEGIMAVSKDAKKTLAFFNNCHAGQAAKNAVEMVKMLQEELEQ; encoded by the coding sequence TTGGAACATACTTTTTTATACAGGGGAGATACGATAACGATACAAGTCGGCACCAGCGGATTTTCCTTCGACGACTGGGTGGGGCCGGTCTATCCGGAGGGGCTGAAAAAGGCCGAGTGGCTCGGGTACTACGAGCGGGGGCTGGGCTTTTCGGCCCTGGAGGTCAACTACACCTATTACGCCATGCCCCAGGCGAGGACCCTCGCCGCCATGAGCGCCAAGACCACGGACGGATTCCAGTTCGTCGTCAAGGCCCACAAATCCATGACCCATGAGTTGTGGACCGATAAGAAAAGAACCGAGCGGGTTGACAACGCCGACGTCTTCCCCCTCTTCGTGGAGGCCCTTTCGCCGCTTCTCGACGCTGGCAAGCTCTCCTGTGTGCTGGCGCAGTTCCCCTATTTTTTTTACCGAAACCGGGATAACGCCGAGTACCTCCGGGTCTTTCGAGAGAGACTCGGGAATATTCCCGTGGTGATAGAGTTTCGAAACAGGGAGTGGCACGACGATCAGACCATGCGGTATCTCACGGATCAGAACCTGGGATACTGCGTGGTGGATGAGCCGAAGCTCAAGGGATTGATGCCCTTTCACCCCGCCGTCACCACGGAGCTCGCCTATTTTCGATTCCACGGTCGAAACACCGACTGGTTTCGGGCGCCGATGGAGGTGCGTTACGATTACCTCTACTCCACCGACGAGCTGACGGAACTCCTGGAGGGAATCATGGCGGTCTCGAAAGATGCGAAGAAGACCCTGGCGTTTTTCAACAATTGCCATGCGGGCCAGGCGGCGAAGAACGCCGTTGAGATGGTCAAGATGCTCCAGGAAGAGCTGGAGCAGTAG